One Helicoverpa armigera isolate CAAS_96S chromosome 1, ASM3070526v1, whole genome shotgun sequence genomic window carries:
- the LOC110374590 gene encoding Y+L amino acid transporter 2: MSGEIVKMRKQLGLLEGVAIILGIIFGSGIFISPKEVLDKTGSVWGALSVWAACGGLATLGAMSYAELGTTLAQSGGDYHYINEAYGPLPAFLYLWDANLVFVPTTNAIMSLTFANNILDPIFPDCPIDPICRKLIAAATICFLTFINAYDVKFTTRIQNVFMFTKITALVIIIMGGIVWMSKGGTEHFEDGWGGTKSSISDWSVAFYSGIFSYSGWNYLNFMTEELKDPFVNLPRAIYVSLPMVTAIYLLANVSYLAVLGPVGVLATEAIAVDFAVSCLGFLKWAMPTLVAIAVLGGLTVHIMTSSRMCFAGARNGHMPELLAHINVKCMSPLPSLVFLMLISIIMLIPDNLTTLITYCTVVESFFTTLSCSAVLWLRYKRPDLPRPIKVQLWMPIVFVSISAVLLVVPVVSEPVAVIAGALMTLAGVPVYFGLVRSKPQCIATASTTFTHCCQKLFLSAVEEKED, encoded by the exons atgagtGGTGAAATAGTGAAAATGCGAAAGCAGCTTGGGCTGCTTGAAGGAGTAGCTATCATTTTAGGTATAATATTCGGTAgtggtatttttatatcacCTAAAGAGGTTTTGGATAAAACTGGGTCAGTTTGGGGCGCACTCTCTGTATGGGCTGCTTGTGGAGGTCTCGCTACCCTAGGAGCCATGTCTTACGCCGAATTAG GTACAACGTTGGCACAAAGCGGAGGTGATTATCACTACATCAATGAAGCTTACGGACCTTTACCAGCGTTCCTCTACCTATGGGATGCCAATTTAGTTTTTGT ACCAACTACCAACGCTATAATGTCACTGACATTTGCAAACAATATATTGGATCCAATTTTCCCTGACTGTCCCATTGATCCTATATGCAGGAAACTTATAGCAGCTGCTACAATAT gttttctcACATTCATAAATGCCTACGACGTCAAATTCACGACTCGCATACAAAATGTATTCATGTTCACGAAGATCACGGCGTTGGTCATCATTATTATGGGAGGCATCGTCTGGATGAGCAAAG gAGGTACGGAACACTTTGAGGATGGCTGGGGTGGCACAAAGTCTTCGATAAGCGATTGGTCAGTCGCATTCTACTCCGGTATTTTTTCCTACTCGGGCTG GAATTACTTGAACTTCATGACTGAGGAGCTAAAGGATCCATTCGTGAATCTCCCTCGCGCAATCTACGTATCGTTGCCGATGGTCACCGCCATATACCTACTGGCGAATGTTTCGTACTTGGCCGTGCTGGGACCTGTAGGGGTACTGGCGACTGAAGCCATAGCTGTG GACTTTGCTGTAAGCTGCCTGGGTTTCCTGAAATGGGCGATGCCTACCCTTGTCGCTATCGCCGTGTTGGGTGGTCTCACGGTGCACATTATGACGTCATCACGCATGTGCTTCGCCGGAGCCCGCAATGGACACATGCCCGAATTGTTGGCGCACATCAATGTCAAGTGTATGTCTCCCCTGCCTTCGCTTGTATTCTTG ATGCTGATATCAATAATAATGCTGATCCCGGATAACCTGACGACGCTGATCACATACTGCACGGTCGTGGAGTCCTTCTTCACCACGCTTAGCTGCAGCGCCGTGCTCTGGCTCCGGTACAAGAGACCCGACTTGCCCAGGCCTATTAAG GTGCAACTTTGGATGCCGATAGTATTTGTGAGCATCAGCGCAGTGCTGTTAGTGGTGCCGGTGGTGAGTGAGCCGGTGGCCGTCATTGCTGGCGCTCTCATGACGCTCGCCGGGGTACCAGTCTACTTCGGCCTCGTTAGATCCAAACCACAATGTATTGCCACTGCTTCAA